Proteins from one Ignavibacteriota bacterium genomic window:
- a CDS encoding SDR family NAD(P)-dependent oxidoreductase: MSTIVITGASRGIGRALAREYAQHGAAVVLLARDVDAIRTLAHEIKAAGGTAYYQRCDVRDREQMRAAAVYSKKCLGHVELVILNAGIGVPAWMEDFDSAEFRDVMDVNVQGLAHGLESFVPLLRSQGGGIIAGVSSLADARGYPGSAAYCASKAAASALLESARVELRPKGIRIVTIRPGFVRTDMTARNEFHMPFLLEPARAARIIRRRIERRRRVVQFPWPIVWATRFVRHVPNWLFDMAMRSARKGEGVKAVKAVLGGRGWCCALISMPVLVSCMTLFGTPHPHISNRGLSHMKRTIVAMPGDGIGKVVLPEAIRVLDAAGFDAEYVNGDIGWDFWCSEGNALPQRTIDLLAEHKIGLFGAITSKPKDKAAAELAPELHGKGFVYYSPIVTMRQHFDLDICLRPCKSFPGNPLNFIRKSAAGGFEEPVVDTAIFRQNTECLYAGVEWTNPPADVRAAFETHPRMKAFKNVPGEDLAISTRIFTRNACRRIVRAAFEHAKQYGYKNVTVCEKPNVIRETSGMMEAEAAIIAKEYPGIALWSTNIDAQMMWLTKNPEDYGVIVAGNMFGDIVSDGFAGLIGGLGFACSANIGREVAVFEPTHGSAPKYEKLDPSIVNPIAMIMSACMMLDHLGETAMSARITKAIADVVAEGKVRTYDMLKLTGGAGVFAKGAATTQQMTDAIIAKLG; this comes from the coding sequence ATGTCGACCATCGTGATAACCGGCGCGTCACGCGGGATCGGAAGGGCTCTTGCCCGCGAGTACGCACAGCACGGCGCGGCCGTGGTACTGCTTGCGCGGGATGTGGATGCCATACGCACGCTTGCCCATGAAATCAAGGCCGCGGGAGGCACGGCGTATTACCAGCGCTGCGACGTGCGCGACCGCGAACAGATGCGGGCGGCCGCGGTGTACTCGAAAAAATGCCTCGGGCATGTGGAGCTTGTGATACTCAACGCGGGCATCGGTGTTCCGGCGTGGATGGAAGATTTCGACAGCGCGGAGTTCCGCGATGTGATGGACGTCAATGTGCAGGGCCTCGCGCACGGACTCGAAAGTTTTGTCCCGCTGTTGCGCTCGCAGGGCGGCGGCATCATCGCGGGAGTGTCGAGTCTGGCCGACGCGCGCGGATATCCGGGTTCGGCCGCGTACTGTGCGAGCAAGGCCGCGGCGAGCGCCCTGCTCGAATCCGCCCGCGTGGAGCTTCGCCCGAAGGGCATTCGTATCGTGACCATCCGTCCCGGCTTTGTGCGCACCGACATGACGGCGCGCAATGAATTCCACATGCCTTTCCTGCTGGAACCCGCACGTGCTGCGCGTATCATACGCCGGCGTATCGAGAGAAGACGACGTGTTGTACAATTCCCCTGGCCTATCGTGTGGGCTACCCGTTTTGTCCGTCACGTGCCGAACTGGCTCTTTGATATGGCGATGCGGAGTGCGAGAAAGGGTGAAGGGGTGAAGGCGGTGAAGGCGGTTCTTGGCGGAAGGGGCTGGTGTTGTGCTCTGATTTCAATGCCGGTCCTCGTATCTTGCATGACTCTCTTCGGCACACCCCACCCCCATATATCAAACAGAGGATTGAGCCACATGAAACGCACCATCGTAGCGATGCCGGGCGACGGCATCGGCAAAGTTGTCCTTCCCGAAGCGATACGCGTGCTTGATGCAGCGGGCTTCGACGCCGAATACGTCAACGGCGATATCGGCTGGGACTTCTGGTGTTCCGAAGGGAACGCGCTTCCGCAGCGCACCATCGATCTTCTGGCCGAACACAAGATCGGCCTCTTTGGCGCCATCACGTCGAAACCCAAGGACAAGGCCGCCGCGGAACTCGCGCCGGAACTGCACGGCAAGGGCTTTGTGTACTACAGCCCCATCGTCACGATGCGGCAGCATTTCGACCTCGACATCTGCCTGCGTCCCTGCAAGAGCTTTCCGGGCAATCCGCTGAACTTCATCCGCAAATCCGCCGCGGGCGGATTTGAAGAACCCGTCGTCGACACGGCGATCTTCCGTCAGAATACCGAATGCCTCTACGCAGGCGTCGAATGGACAAATCCGCCCGCCGATGTACGCGCGGCGTTCGAAACACATCCGCGCATGAAGGCCTTCAAAAACGTGCCCGGCGAGGATCTGGCAATATCGACGCGCATCTTCACGCGCAATGCCTGCCGCCGCATCGTGCGCGCCGCCTTCGAACACGCGAAGCAGTACGGCTACAAAAACGTGACCGTGTGTGAAAAGCCGAACGTGATCCGCGAGACCTCGGGCATGATGGAGGCCGAGGCCGCCATCATCGCGAAGGAATATCCCGGCATCGCGCTGTGGAGCACCAACATCGACGCACAGATGATGTGGCTGACAAAAAATCCCGAAGACTACGGTGTCATCGTCGCGGGCAACATGTTCGGCGATATCGTCTCCGACGGCTTCGCGGGACTCATCGGCGGACTCGGCTTTGCCTGCAGCGCCAACATCGGCCGTGAGGTTGCCGTGTTCGAACCGACGCACGGTTCGGCGCCCAAGTACGAAAAGCTCGATCCGTCAATCGTCAATCCGATCGCCATGATCATGAGCGCATGTATGATGCTCGATCACCTCGGCGAAACAGCCATGTCCGCGCGCATCACCAAGGCCATCGCCGACGTCGTCGCCGAGGGCAAGGTCCGCACCTACGACATGCTTAAACTCACTGGCGGCGCCGGCGTGTTCGCCAAGGGCGCTGCAACGACACAGCAGATGACGGACGCGATTATCGCGAAGCTCGGGTAA
- a CDS encoding M6 family metalloprotease domain-containing protein yields MHQISPRRAVFHLALFVLLGAATAAAPLSFVPQRLVQPDGSVLLCYASGDEHYNWLHDKNGYTIIQDEMSGWYTYALKRDGRLVPSGAVAGVQDPAVLGVEPWLKFDASRMNGIAGFAKRGGDTPIIAAPTKGRLNNIVVFIRFSDEQEWKDSIEYYNAQYNKPAANSMRAYFEEVSYGQLTVSTTFYPVPTGATVLSYQDSLPRARYMPYNATTNPTGYTNAGALEQNLVGGAMKYIASQIPDTLAVDGDKDGFIDNVSFIISGTPTAWATLLWPHATSYGGPAITINGARLRTYNLLLQSFYANYAGVSVVCHEMFHSLGGPDLYHYNHDGLQPAGSWDLMEANANPPQHMTAYMKWKYGKWIASIPEIRTPGTYTVSPLTSPTNNCYKIPSPYSTTEYFVVEYRRKGGLFEAAIPGTGLLVYRINTVYRGNASGPPDELYIYRPGGTLKANGQPAQAFYSATAGRTAINDITSPSSFLTNGNRGGLNLFNVGTPGGTISFDVGLDTLLVQITSPVAGSQLVAGAKKKIGWLSFGMQRTLRVEYSTNKGVTWSTIDGAARNALYWTVPDTPSRFCRMRITDAANPSVRDSCSFAICPPFYPIQFNYDVTDTTKARDNTGIVFLNGQFWTSRASSDALMNWTRDGDMVGEFYISGAVGIKSMAFDGSTVYAATGSDRLPKIHPITRNRFGQIMAPVRADFISYDPTADAGKGGLWIGTQGSDLVLISLQGTELRRIDSAVHGIDNIIGIACDAFSTGDPYLWVFSKGSGPGQPQYLHRLSALDGRHSGVFHDVLQDIGHTSVDGLAGGLCIAVDVVTGTRSLCGTLLGTPNRLFGYELPQAGSALLFEENFPYPPGGSVSLHGWTALFGGGAPSITISDEGLFYPSYIGSNIGRAAQITGNSGPAQGAAHSFSSVTDGSVYMAAMLRVTSADNSSRSVLALDATPESVGLPVQVFVAESGGKLSFGAGLPYPDASPQIRSGYTFEKDSTYLIVVKTSVGPDDADTLAMWVNPPVGPFEPEPDLIQILPRVAPLEIGAVKLLALDRGVSGATADGIRIATRWDEAVRRRVERFSRAVVVIDATDEKSAPFKELGINDSTVDALYRSAFQPSGEWDMQVYGTPKLEYLLLHRFVVIHGDHCATQVPHAVSRIEITDVLEEYMDAGGTLLVSGWRALPSFDWGKPFPRAFAQGTFAREYLGLAGIDESVADTGDFVRADGRAPFTAVSVDTGKISPAPYNGRLTQITTMTGVPVNTSILYTYANDPASAFPAYRGAAVGLRHVTPASAAYVLGFPLYFLKETDAARLAYEILQDAGVSRVPLDVAPVRAAPSTAYLGPNYPNPVAGHTTLPYALATRSTVRLAVYDLHGRLVTTLDERTAEAGTYLAHWRANVPSGMYLAVLDVVPSDGTTPQRSQRLIPVRR; encoded by the coding sequence ATGCACCAGATCTCCCCTCGTCGCGCGGTTTTCCACCTTGCACTGTTTGTTCTGCTCGGCGCCGCCACTGCCGCAGCGCCCTTGTCGTTTGTGCCGCAGCGCCTCGTGCAACCCGATGGCTCCGTGCTGCTCTGTTATGCGAGCGGCGACGAACATTACAACTGGTTACACGATAAAAACGGCTACACGATCATTCAGGACGAAATGTCCGGCTGGTACACCTACGCGCTCAAACGTGATGGCCGACTCGTGCCGAGCGGCGCCGTGGCGGGTGTGCAGGATCCGGCCGTGCTCGGTGTGGAACCCTGGTTGAAATTTGACGCGTCGCGTATGAACGGCATCGCCGGCTTCGCAAAACGAGGCGGCGATACTCCCATTATCGCAGCGCCGACCAAGGGCCGGCTCAACAACATCGTCGTCTTTATACGATTCAGCGACGAGCAGGAATGGAAGGACTCGATCGAGTACTACAACGCGCAGTACAACAAACCCGCCGCGAACTCGATGCGCGCCTACTTCGAGGAAGTGTCGTACGGGCAGCTCACCGTAAGCACGACATTTTATCCCGTGCCGACCGGTGCGACGGTGCTGTCGTATCAGGACTCGCTTCCGCGCGCGCGCTACATGCCGTATAACGCCACAACGAATCCCACCGGCTACACTAATGCCGGCGCGCTCGAACAAAATCTTGTCGGCGGCGCCATGAAATACATCGCGTCGCAGATCCCCGATACACTGGCGGTGGACGGTGACAAGGACGGTTTCATCGACAACGTCTCCTTCATCATCTCCGGCACACCCACCGCGTGGGCCACGCTGTTGTGGCCGCATGCGACGAGTTACGGCGGACCGGCCATCACCATCAACGGCGCGCGGCTGCGCACCTACAATCTTCTGCTGCAATCGTTCTATGCCAATTACGCGGGCGTGAGCGTGGTGTGCCACGAGATGTTCCATTCCCTCGGCGGCCCCGACTTGTACCATTACAACCACGACGGTTTGCAGCCGGCGGGTTCATGGGATCTCATGGAGGCGAACGCGAATCCACCGCAGCACATGACCGCCTACATGAAGTGGAAGTACGGGAAGTGGATCGCTTCCATCCCCGAAATCCGCACACCGGGCACCTATACCGTCTCGCCGCTGACATCACCGACAAACAATTGCTACAAGATTCCATCCCCCTATTCCACCACCGAATATTTTGTCGTCGAATACCGCCGGAAGGGCGGACTGTTCGAGGCCGCGATTCCGGGGACCGGACTGCTTGTGTACCGCATCAACACCGTGTACCGCGGCAATGCGAGCGGACCCCCCGACGAGCTGTACATCTACCGTCCGGGTGGCACACTGAAGGCCAACGGACAGCCCGCGCAGGCCTTCTACAGTGCGACCGCGGGACGCACGGCCATCAACGACATCACCAGTCCGTCGAGTTTTCTCACCAACGGCAACCGGGGCGGGTTAAATCTGTTCAACGTCGGCACACCCGGCGGGACGATATCCTTCGACGTCGGCCTCGACACACTGTTGGTGCAGATCACCTCGCCCGTCGCGGGCAGCCAGCTCGTGGCAGGCGCGAAGAAAAAAATCGGCTGGTTGAGTTTCGGCATGCAGCGCACTTTGCGCGTCGAATACTCGACAAACAAGGGCGTCACATGGAGCACCATCGACGGCGCCGCGCGCAACGCGTTGTACTGGACCGTGCCCGACACTCCCTCGCGGTTCTGCCGCATGCGCATCACCGACGCCGCGAATCCCTCGGTGCGCGACAGTTGCAGCTTCGCCATCTGTCCGCCCTTCTATCCCATCCAGTTCAATTACGACGTGACCGACACGACCAAGGCGCGCGACAACACCGGCATCGTGTTCCTCAACGGGCAGTTCTGGACTTCGCGCGCAAGCAGCGACGCCCTCATGAACTGGACGCGCGACGGCGACATGGTGGGCGAGTTCTACATCAGCGGGGCGGTGGGCATCAAGTCGATGGCGTTCGACGGCAGCACCGTGTACGCCGCGACCGGATCCGACCGTCTGCCCAAAATACACCCGATCACGCGCAACCGTTTCGGGCAGATCATGGCGCCGGTGCGCGCGGACTTTATCAGTTACGATCCTACCGCCGACGCGGGCAAGGGCGGGCTGTGGATCGGCACGCAGGGCAGCGATCTCGTGCTTATTTCGTTGCAAGGCACGGAACTGCGGCGCATCGATTCGGCCGTGCACGGCATCGACAACATCATCGGTATCGCCTGCGACGCCTTCAGCACCGGTGATCCCTATCTCTGGGTGTTCAGCAAGGGGAGCGGACCCGGTCAGCCGCAGTACCTGCATCGACTCAGCGCACTCGACGGCCGTCACAGCGGCGTGTTCCACGACGTGCTACAGGACATCGGGCATACATCGGTGGACGGACTCGCGGGCGGACTTTGCATAGCGGTCGATGTTGTCACGGGAACGCGTTCATTATGCGGCACCCTGCTCGGCACACCCAACCGGCTCTTCGGCTATGAACTGCCTCAGGCAGGATCGGCGCTGCTCTTCGAGGAGAATTTCCCGTATCCGCCGGGCGGCAGCGTGTCGCTGCACGGCTGGACGGCGCTGTTCGGCGGCGGCGCGCCGTCGATCACAATATCGGACGAAGGACTCTTTTATCCATCCTATATCGGCTCGAACATCGGTCGGGCCGCGCAGATCACCGGCAATTCAGGTCCCGCGCAGGGCGCCGCGCACAGTTTCAGCTCCGTCACCGACGGCAGCGTGTACATGGCCGCTATGCTGCGGGTGACATCCGCCGATAACAGCTCACGGAGTGTCCTTGCGCTGGATGCCACACCCGAGAGTGTGGGTCTTCCCGTGCAGGTTTTTGTAGCGGAAAGCGGAGGAAAGCTGTCGTTTGGTGCGGGCCTGCCTTACCCCGACGCGTCGCCGCAGATCCGCAGCGGATACACCTTCGAGAAGGACAGCACCTACCTCATCGTCGTAAAAACGAGCGTCGGACCCGATGACGCCGACACACTGGCGATGTGGGTGAATCCTCCCGTCGGGCCCTTCGAACCCGAGCCCGATCTGATACAGATTCTGCCCCGTGTGGCGCCGCTCGAAATCGGCGCGGTGAAACTTCTGGCTCTGGACCGCGGCGTGTCGGGCGCAACCGCCGACGGCATCCGCATCGCCACACGCTGGGACGAGGCCGTGCGACGGCGCGTCGAGCGATTCTCGCGCGCCGTGGTGGTGATCGATGCCACCGATGAAAAGTCCGCGCCATTCAAGGAACTGGGCATCAACGACAGCACAGTGGACGCGCTGTACCGTTCCGCATTTCAACCCTCGGGCGAGTGGGACATGCAGGTGTACGGCACGCCGAAACTCGAGTACCTGCTGCTCCATCGTTTTGTGGTGATACACGGCGATCATTGTGCCACGCAGGTGCCGCATGCCGTATCACGTATCGAGATCACCGATGTGCTGGAGGAATACATGGATGCGGGCGGCACGCTTCTCGTAAGCGGCTGGCGCGCGCTGCCTTCCTTCGACTGGGGCAAACCTTTCCCGCGCGCGTTTGCGCAGGGAACCTTTGCGCGCGAGTATCTCGGACTCGCGGGCATCGACGAATCCGTGGCCGACACGGGCGACTTTGTGCGCGCCGACGGGCGTGCGCCATTCACGGCCGTATCGGTCGACACCGGAAAAATATCGCCGGCACCGTATAACGGCCGCCTGACGCAGATCACCACGATGACCGGCGTTCCCGTCAACACCAGCATCCTGTACACCTACGCCAACGATCCGGCGAGTGCTTTTCCCGCGTACCGCGGGGCGGCTGTGGGGCTCCGCCATGTCACACCGGCCTCCGCTGCCTACGTGCTCGGCTTCCCGCTGTACTTCCTGAAGGAGACCGACGCGGCGCGTCTTGCGTACGAGATTTTGCAGGACGCAGGGGTCTCGCGTGTGCCGCTCGATGTCGCTCCCGTTCGGGCTGCACCCAGTACCGCATATCTCGGACCCAATTATCCGAATCCCGTCGCGGGACACACCACGCTTCCGTACGCACTTGCCACACGATCGACCGTACGTCTGGCCGTGTATGATCTGCATGGACGGCTCGTGACGACGCTCGACGAGCGCACAGCCGAGGCGGGCACCTATCTCGCACATTGGCGTGCGAATGTTCCCTCTGGCATGTATCTCGCCGTGCTCGATGTTGT